The following DNA comes from Paenibacillus crassostreae.
TGATTCTCTCCAACTGAAATAACGTTGCTACGTTATTCTTGTTCAAGCACCTTGTCACTCCCATATGAATCTCGTACCCTTCAATAGGGGTAACACTCTGTTGCGGATCAAGAGCTAGAGGGTGTCCTACAGCTAGAGTACCCTGCACACGCACTGTTGTTTTTTCTTTCAAAAAAGTTGTCGAAACCGCAAGATAATTGAGCCCCTCGGCACTTCGAGGTTCACTGCCCTCCACTGCATAAGGATCAATCAGCATCTCACCTAACATTTGATATCCACCACATATACCTACAAGTTGCTGTGTCCCTGATCTCATTGCTTCTACTATTCCTTCATCTAGTCCTTGCATACGTAGAAATTCCAAATCCCCGATCGTATCCTTAGTCCCCGGTAGAATAATAGCATCAGGCGATCCCAAGTCTGCATTAGACCTCACATATCGAACGGACACATCCTTCTCCTCTCGCAAAGGATCGAAATCCGTGAAGTTAGATATTCTCGGATATTGAATAACCGCGATATCAATCTCTCGCTGATCCGCTACCTTCTGTCCCAGTGTTTCTAATACAACAGAATCCTCAGCTTCAATCTTTAGTTCATCAATAAAAGGTAACACTCCAAGTACCGGGATGCCTGTACGTTCTGTAAGCCAAGTCAGTCCTGGCTCAAGAAGTGTAATGTCACCTCGAAACTTATTAATAATAAACCCCTTCACTCTTTGCCGCTCATGAGGTTCTAATAGTTCTAATGTGCCCACGATAAATGCAAAGACTCCACCCCGATCGATATCCGCAATCAACAATACAGGCGAATCCGCCCAACCGGCTAAGTTCATATTGACGATATCATTGCTCTTAAGATTAATCTCTGCTGGACTTCCAGCACCTTCCATCAATACGACATCATACTGTTTACGTAATCGGTCCAGTGCATCCATCACTATATCCTTCGCATATGGCAAGAATAGATTGCGATAATCTGTTGCACTCATTTGTTGAAATGGCTCCCCATGTACGACAATCTGTGAAAACATATCCTTTACTGGCTTAATCAGTATGGGGTTCATATCCGTT
Coding sequences within:
- a CDS encoding cobyric acid synthase → MEKSESHVMKEGSYGSVLMLQGTASDVGKSVITTALCRIFKQDGYRTAPYKSQNMALNSYVTEDEKEIGRAQGVQAEACGIQATTDMNPILIKPVKDMFSQIVVHGEPFQQMSATDYRNLFLPYAKDIVMDALDRLRKQYDVVLMEGAGSPAEINLKSNDIVNMNLAGWADSPVLLIADIDRGGVFAFIVGTLELLEPHERQRVKGFIINKFRGDITLLEPGLTWLTERTGIPVLGVLPFIDELKIEAEDSVVLETLGQKVADQREIDIAVIQYPRISNFTDFDPLREEKDVSVRYVRSNADLGSPDAIILPGTKDTIGDLEFLRMQGLDEGIVEAMRSGTQQLVGICGGYQMLGEMLIDPYAVEGSEPRSAEGLNYLAVSTTFLKEKTTVRVQGTLAVGHPLALDPQQSVTPIEGYEIHMGVTRCLNKNNVATLFQLERITGELVDEGWGTVDGRTWGTYLHGIFHNDTFRRSWLDDIRMKKGFKPLRKTYSSNVLKEKEFDRIAEVVRNHVDMKQIYNMMGIIDSNKQ